A region of Chitinophaga horti DNA encodes the following proteins:
- a CDS encoding TonB-dependent receptor, with protein MRKIFTLVLMVFSCIGAYAQSGLLTGSVIDKGQNLSLPGATLKLTPGNQYTISNQFGKFEFLKVPVGSYTLTVTYMGYQTATQSVTVEENKATTVKMQLESGGVSGKEVVVMGDRLRGQAKALNQQKNKPNISNIVSADQIGRFPDANIGDAIKRIPGVTMQNDQGEARNIIIRGLAPELNSVTLNGDRIPSAEGDNRRVQMDLIPSDMVQTIEVNKTLTPDMDADAIGGSVNLVTRAAPTGPRVSATLSGGYNPIREKALYTGSLVLGNRFMKNKLGAVLSASYNNNDYGSDDMEATWAKDDAGNVYVEESEIRTYNVQRIRRSASVALDYQFNARNVIFANAMYNWRDDRENRFRVSYKDIEPAYDGNDNITGYTGSVVRESKGGIENNRNKGRRLEDQRVQNYSLRGEHLLGSKVNLDWGASFSTASEDRPNERYIEYELEDQAINLDLANPKFPMASAPGATNPDFSLAAISENHDHTRENELGLRLNFRVPLSIVPGQKGRLRFGTRVRLKDKKRDNNFFEYEPLSELDAFGSPSTSFTIDGNYEPGSKYANRGAFIKKEYLGGLQLKNTSLFEQKDKADEYLAINFKAKETITAGYLRFDQDLTSQLSMIAGVRFENTSIDYTGNVVENEEDLAGERSISNSYLNILPNLSFKYNVSNDFILRAAVTTSIARPNYYDLAPYVSTVADDEELSAGNPNLKAAYAWNFDVMGEYYFKSVGILSGGVFYKNIKDFIYVYRDQQYNTAKYAADYPDLTNPIPAGDNWVYKQSRNGDNVKVYGFEVALQRQLDFLPGALKGLGMYANYTYTKSKADGIYNADGDKRTDVMLPGTAPHMFNVSLSFENKRFTARVSGNYTAAYLDELGGDDFSDRFYDKQFFLDANASYKIANHWRIFAEANNLTNQSLRYYQGISSRTMQDEYYRPRYNFGVKFDL; from the coding sequence GTTTTTAAAGGTGCCTGTAGGCAGTTACACACTGACGGTGACTTACATGGGTTACCAGACTGCTACGCAATCGGTAACAGTTGAAGAGAACAAAGCTACCACCGTTAAAATGCAGCTCGAAAGCGGCGGCGTTTCCGGTAAAGAAGTGGTGGTAATGGGCGACCGTCTGCGTGGCCAGGCCAAAGCATTGAACCAGCAAAAGAACAAGCCGAATATCAGCAACATCGTATCTGCCGACCAGATCGGCCGCTTCCCGGATGCGAACATTGGCGATGCGATCAAACGTATTCCCGGTGTAACCATGCAGAACGACCAGGGCGAAGCGCGTAACATCATCATCCGCGGCCTGGCCCCGGAACTGAATTCCGTTACGCTTAACGGCGACCGCATCCCTTCTGCCGAAGGTGATAACCGTCGTGTGCAGATGGACCTGATCCCTTCCGACATGGTGCAGACCATCGAGGTGAATAAGACTTTAACACCTGATATGGATGCCGACGCGATCGGTGGTTCCGTAAACCTGGTAACCCGTGCTGCGCCTACCGGTCCTCGTGTTTCAGCTACACTTTCCGGAGGTTACAATCCTATCCGCGAAAAGGCGCTTTACACCGGTTCCCTGGTACTGGGCAACCGTTTCATGAAAAATAAACTGGGTGCTGTATTAAGCGCATCTTACAATAACAATGATTACGGTTCTGACGATATGGAAGCTACCTGGGCGAAGGATGATGCAGGTAATGTTTATGTAGAAGAATCAGAGATCCGTACGTACAATGTTCAGCGTATACGTCGCAGTGCATCAGTAGCATTGGACTACCAGTTCAACGCCCGTAACGTAATTTTTGCCAATGCTATGTATAACTGGCGCGACGACCGTGAAAACCGTTTCCGCGTTAGCTATAAAGATATCGAGCCTGCTTATGATGGCAACGATAACATTACCGGCTACACTGGTTCCGTTGTTCGTGAATCTAAAGGTGGTATCGAAAACAACCGTAACAAAGGCCGCAGGCTGGAAGATCAGCGCGTGCAGAACTACTCCCTGCGCGGTGAACACCTGCTGGGTAGCAAAGTAAACCTGGATTGGGGTGCATCCTTCTCCACCGCGAGTGAGGATCGTCCGAACGAGCGTTACATTGAATATGAACTGGAAGATCAGGCGATCAACCTGGATCTTGCTAATCCGAAGTTTCCGATGGCGAGCGCTCCAGGAGCCACTAATCCCGATTTTTCCCTGGCCGCTATTTCCGAAAACCACGACCACACCCGTGAGAATGAGTTGGGCCTGCGGTTGAACTTCCGCGTACCTTTAAGCATCGTGCCTGGTCAGAAAGGTCGCCTGCGTTTCGGTACCCGCGTTCGTCTGAAAGACAAGAAACGTGATAACAACTTCTTTGAATATGAGCCACTGAGCGAACTGGATGCTTTCGGCAGCCCATCTACCTCTTTCACTATTGATGGTAATTACGAGCCGGGATCCAAATATGCTAACCGTGGTGCTTTCATTAAGAAGGAATACCTGGGTGGCCTGCAGTTGAAGAACACCAGCCTGTTTGAGCAAAAAGACAAGGCTGACGAGTATCTCGCTATCAACTTTAAAGCAAAAGAAACCATCACAGCCGGTTACCTGCGTTTCGACCAGGACCTGACCAGCCAGCTGTCTATGATCGCCGGTGTGCGTTTCGAGAATACCAGCATCGATTATACTGGTAACGTGGTGGAAAATGAAGAAGACCTGGCCGGAGAGCGCAGTATCTCTAACAGCTACCTGAACATCCTGCCGAACCTGAGCTTTAAATACAATGTAAGCAACGATTTCATCCTCCGCGCTGCCGTTACTACTTCTATTGCCCGCCCGAATTACTACGACCTCGCACCGTACGTGAGCACTGTGGCTGACGATGAGGAGTTGTCTGCCGGTAACCCGAACCTGAAAGCCGCTTACGCCTGGAACTTCGATGTGATGGGTGAATACTACTTTAAATCAGTAGGTATCCTTTCTGGTGGTGTGTTTTACAAAAACATCAAAGACTTCATTTACGTATACCGCGATCAGCAGTATAACACTGCAAAATACGCGGCTGATTATCCAGATCTGACCAACCCGATCCCTGCTGGAGACAACTGGGTGTACAAACAATCCCGCAACGGCGATAACGTGAAAGTTTACGGTTTCGAAGTAGCGCTGCAACGCCAGCTCGACTTCCTGCCAGGTGCGTTGAAAGGTTTGGGAATGTATGCGAACTATACTTACACTAAATCTAAAGCAGACGGTATTTACAATGCTGATGGCGACAAACGTACCGATGTAATGCTGCCTGGTACTGCACCGCACATGTTTAACGTATCTCTGTCTTTCGAGAACAAACGTTTCACGGCGCGTGTTTCCGGCAACTACACAGCAGCTTACCTGGATGAACTGGGAGGTGATGACTTCAGCGACCGTTTCTACGACAAACAATTTTTCCTCGATGCCAACGCATCTTACAAAATTGCGAACCACTGGCGTATTTTCGCTGAAGCGAACAACCTGACTAACCAGTCGTTACGTTATTACCAGGGTATTTCTTCCCGCACTATGCAGGACGAATACTACCGTCCCCGTTACAATTTCGGGGTGAAGTTTGACTTATAA
- a CDS encoding cation diffusion facilitator family transporter, translating into MAHEHCNHQHDETHQHDHHGMLHAHPVVKNLRFALVLNLGFAVVEFIGGFLTNSVAILSDAVHDLGDAAAIAASLVLERQAGKGRTPLFSYGKRRLSILAAFITSLILVIGAVVIIFEAVPRLFAPEPVKVMGVLWLAVAGLVFNGLAVLRLRSGGSKSLNQRAVMLHLVEDVLGWIAVLAGGVIMYFTQWYWIDPLLSLGIAAFILYNAIRNIMAVLKIFLQAVPENFDEAALVNSLRALPGVIGVHDLHVWTMDGERNVLTVHLVVDANLGDTQVFNIKQQARQVMDGANIQHPTLEIERAGEPCKLAKC; encoded by the coding sequence ATGGCACACGAACATTGTAACCATCAACACGACGAAACGCATCAACATGACCACCACGGTATGCTGCATGCACATCCGGTGGTAAAGAACCTGCGTTTCGCACTCGTGCTTAACCTGGGTTTTGCTGTGGTGGAGTTTATCGGTGGCTTTCTTACTAATTCGGTAGCCATTTTATCAGACGCGGTGCACGACCTGGGCGACGCTGCGGCTATTGCGGCATCGCTGGTACTGGAGCGACAGGCAGGCAAAGGCCGCACGCCGCTGTTCAGCTACGGCAAACGCCGCCTGTCCATACTCGCCGCCTTTATCACTTCACTTATACTTGTCATAGGGGCCGTCGTTATCATCTTCGAAGCGGTGCCCAGGTTATTTGCCCCGGAACCGGTAAAGGTGATGGGCGTTCTTTGGCTGGCGGTGGCCGGACTGGTTTTTAACGGGCTCGCAGTACTGCGGCTCCGCTCCGGTGGCAGTAAATCGCTGAACCAGCGCGCAGTTATGTTGCACCTGGTGGAAGATGTGCTGGGCTGGATCGCTGTGCTGGCAGGCGGTGTAATAATGTACTTCACACAATGGTATTGGATAGATCCGCTGCTGTCGTTAGGTATCGCAGCCTTCATTCTTTACAATGCTATCCGTAACATCATGGCGGTACTAAAGATCTTCCTGCAGGCCGTGCCTGAAAATTTCGATGAGGCGGCGCTGGTCAACTCACTGCGCGCATTACCAGGTGTTATCGGTGTACACGATCTGCATGTGTGGACGATGGATGGCGAACGAAATGTGCTTACCGTACACCTCGTAGTGGATGCAAACCTTGGCGATACGCAGGTGTTTAACATCAAACAGCAGGCCCGCCAGGTGATGGACGGCGCCAACATCCAGCACCCGACTTTAGAGATCGAAAGGGCAGGGGAACCGTGTAAGCTGGCAAAGTGCTGA
- a CDS encoding TIGR03915 family putative DNA repair protein: METILVYDGSWPGLLTAVFEAYANTWVAGIRALDRLSQQDVFASQMEVPTDLEKAARVWKGLHGKVPADACRQLYCAYLSELPGIEMVILSCARFYFSGAKDPHLAYGKSDVLRITQVAKSVDRERHRMKAFVRFQRTGDDLYYAAVEPDFNVLPLIADHFQHRYADQRWLIYDFKRGYGIYYNLQTVEEVMFDGGGPDASDALHEGEQLYQDLWKEYFQRVNISERKNTKLHLRHVPKRYWRLLTEKW; this comes from the coding sequence ATGGAAACGATATTAGTGTATGATGGCAGCTGGCCGGGTTTACTTACGGCCGTGTTCGAGGCGTATGCAAATACTTGGGTGGCGGGCATCCGTGCGCTGGACAGGCTCTCGCAGCAGGACGTGTTTGCCAGCCAGATGGAAGTGCCCACCGACCTGGAAAAGGCCGCACGCGTTTGGAAAGGCCTGCATGGCAAAGTGCCTGCTGATGCCTGCAGACAGTTGTATTGCGCTTATCTCTCCGAATTGCCGGGTATAGAAATGGTCATTCTGTCCTGTGCGCGTTTCTACTTCTCCGGTGCAAAGGATCCTCATTTAGCTTATGGCAAGAGTGACGTGCTGCGCATCACCCAGGTAGCCAAATCGGTTGACCGGGAGCGGCATAGGATGAAAGCCTTTGTGCGATTTCAGCGCACCGGTGATGATCTGTATTATGCCGCCGTAGAACCAGATTTTAACGTATTGCCCTTGATTGCCGACCACTTTCAGCATCGGTACGCCGATCAGCGTTGGCTGATCTATGATTTTAAGCGAGGGTATGGCATTTACTATAACCTGCAAACCGTGGAAGAAGTGATGTTTGATGGCGGAGGGCCGGATGCTTCGGATGCCTTGCACGAGGGTGAACAGTTGTACCAGGATTTGTGGAAGGAGTATTTTCAGCGTGTCAATATTAGCGAGCGTAAGAATACGAAGCTGCATTTGAGACATGTGCCAAAGCGGTATTGGCGGTTGCTGACGGAGAAGTGGTAA
- a CDS encoding DinB family protein, with amino-acid sequence MLQLVQAGPSISAGSLIRDYAAFNQWATHRLINWLKRKPASIIEAELASSFYSLRSTLLHIWATEAHWFSWMAAGRECVNIQQTFNGSLEELYDGVLEQAEVLNEYVQSLDEETLYEPCNFTESYGMTPARPRAELLMHTLMHSMYHRGQLTSMGHQAGLHDAPMTDYMFYLLLGKHQ; translated from the coding sequence ATGTTACAACTTGTACAAGCCGGCCCTTCCATAAGCGCTGGCAGCTTAATAAGGGATTATGCGGCCTTCAATCAATGGGCTACGCATCGACTGATCAATTGGCTGAAGCGCAAGCCCGCCAGCATTATTGAGGCGGAACTGGCCTCGAGTTTTTATAGTCTCCGCAGCACGCTGTTACACATCTGGGCCACAGAAGCGCACTGGTTCTCCTGGATGGCCGCCGGCAGGGAATGTGTCAATATTCAACAAACGTTCAACGGCTCGCTGGAAGAATTGTACGACGGTGTATTGGAACAAGCGGAGGTGTTAAATGAATATGTGCAGTCGCTGGACGAAGAAACCCTTTACGAACCCTGTAACTTTACAGAATCTTATGGCATGACACCAGCCAGGCCACGGGCGGAATTATTAATGCACACGCTCATGCACAGCATGTATCATCGGGGGCAGCTAACATCTATGGGCCACCAGGCGGGCCTTCACGATGCGCCGATGACGGATTATATGTTTTACCTGCTTCTGGGGAAACATCAATAA
- a CDS encoding phytase produces MGYVYYSDETVGVRKYSANPGNEQELGMFAKTGFASDHEGISIYPTGDSTGYVLVSNQQNNTFEVFSREGSNTFLATVPVSTDESDGSDVTAVPLGAKYPKGLFVAMSNGKVFHYYDWRDIQQKIDAAKK; encoded by the coding sequence ATGGGGTACGTGTACTATTCTGATGAAACAGTGGGCGTGCGTAAATATTCCGCTAATCCGGGTAACGAGCAGGAGCTGGGCATGTTCGCTAAAACAGGCTTTGCGTCTGACCATGAGGGCATTTCTATTTACCCGACTGGCGATAGCACCGGGTACGTACTGGTGTCAAATCAACAGAACAATACATTTGAAGTGTTTAGCCGAGAGGGTAGCAACACCTTCCTGGCCACCGTACCCGTATCCACCGACGAAAGCGACGGATCGGATGTAACGGCCGTGCCGCTGGGTGCGAAGTACCCGAAAGGACTGTTCGTGGCGATGAGTAACGGCAAAGTTTTTCACTACTACGATTGGCGCGATATTCAGCAAAAGATAGACGCAGCTAAGAAATAA
- a CDS encoding DUF3037 domain-containing protein, translating into MQEKHLFEYAVIRVVPRVEREEFINAGIIVFCKKQKYLKARLTLNDSRLKALCADTDCAEIKEYLSVIENVCLGNPATGGPIARLDMPTRFRWLTATRSTVVQSSKVHPGLTDDLDATLEKLHGELVV; encoded by the coding sequence ATGCAAGAAAAGCACTTATTTGAGTACGCCGTGATTCGCGTTGTACCAAGGGTGGAACGTGAAGAATTTATTAATGCCGGCATCATCGTTTTCTGTAAAAAACAAAAGTACCTGAAAGCCAGGTTAACACTCAACGACAGTCGCCTGAAGGCCCTGTGCGCCGACACTGACTGCGCTGAAATAAAAGAATACCTTTCTGTGATCGAGAACGTATGCCTTGGCAATCCGGCTACGGGCGGCCCCATCGCCCGGCTCGACATGCCCACCCGTTTCCGCTGGCTGACCGCGACGCGCAGTACGGTGGTGCAGTCGTCGAAAGTGCATCCCGGGTTGACGGATGATCTGGATGCGACGCTGGAGAAGTTGCATGGGGAGTTGGTGGTGTAA
- a CDS encoding helix-turn-helix domain-containing protein, which produces MAKQEHIPVHSITQTSEYGLEITRSDSQGFLEARDPFVAHRDEHYIFALQETGSTQFIIDFEEVAVEGSCIFCVLPGQVHKLLHSHDAIGWFIAADLSWVNAANRAVLESQVTKLAPLPVQGEDARILSDALRLFSNVYQHQGRTPHAMQVLHSLADAWMGMFASVYLTHENSTASGESRMRSITRSFRQLLSRDYKMVKSPAAYASSLNLSPAYLNEAVKAVTGFPVSYWIHREIMLEARRMLYYTDSHIKEIAYALGYEDQAYFTRLFTRVTGMPPQQFRKLYRE; this is translated from the coding sequence ATGGCCAAACAGGAGCATATACCGGTTCATTCCATTACTCAGACTTCCGAGTACGGACTGGAGATCACCCGAAGCGACAGCCAGGGCTTTCTCGAGGCACGTGATCCGTTCGTTGCTCACCGTGACGAGCATTATATTTTCGCTTTGCAGGAAACGGGTAGTACGCAGTTTATCATCGACTTCGAAGAGGTGGCGGTGGAGGGATCCTGTATTTTTTGTGTACTGCCAGGCCAGGTGCATAAGCTGCTGCATTCGCACGATGCGATAGGTTGGTTCATAGCAGCCGACCTTTCCTGGGTGAATGCTGCCAATCGTGCGGTGTTAGAATCGCAGGTAACAAAGCTGGCGCCATTGCCGGTGCAGGGTGAAGACGCTCGTATTCTCAGCGATGCCCTGCGCCTGTTCTCCAACGTTTACCAACATCAAGGTCGCACGCCGCACGCCATGCAGGTGTTACACAGTCTTGCCGACGCCTGGATGGGTATGTTTGCATCGGTCTATCTCACTCATGAAAACAGCACAGCCAGCGGCGAATCGCGCATGCGCAGTATCACCCGGTCGTTCAGGCAACTGCTGTCCCGCGATTATAAAATGGTGAAAAGTCCGGCAGCCTATGCATCATCGCTGAATCTGTCGCCGGCGTACCTGAACGAAGCGGTGAAAGCCGTAACAGGCTTCCCCGTCAGTTATTGGATTCATCGGGAGATTATGCTCGAAGCACGCCGCATGTTATATTACACCGACAGTCACATCAAAGAAATCGCCTACGCCCTGGGTTATGAAGACCAGGCCTACTTCACCCGCCTTTTTACAAGGGTAACCGGCATGCCTCCGCAACAGTTCCGGAAATTATACCGCGAATAG
- a CDS encoding DUF2185 domain-containing protein, translating to MRKEKNFKLKAADIIDLIPPMGGCVATDRITVDGLRITRMYREAPTDESDSGWQFYSGTETQEYVDDANNWSIYSVNTIANYDKAIIPYLHFPVGTDLERVPGSDKFDIFCG from the coding sequence ATGAGAAAAGAGAAAAATTTTAAACTGAAAGCAGCGGATATTATCGATCTGATCCCTCCCATGGGCGGCTGTGTGGCTACTGACCGAATTACTGTAGACGGTTTGCGCATTACACGCATGTACCGCGAAGCGCCTACCGATGAAAGCGATAGCGGCTGGCAGTTTTACTCCGGTACCGAAACGCAGGAGTACGTCGATGATGCCAACAACTGGTCGATTTACAGCGTTAATACTATCGCCAATTATGATAAGGCCATCATTCCTTACCTCCACTTCCCGGTAGGCACCGACCTCGAACGGGTACCCGGCTCCGATAAGTTCGACATCTTCTGCGGATAG
- a CDS encoding siderophore-interacting protein: protein MNLVKKAATTLIESAWGKTGRVLSVKSWEPATFFELEVHFPEMSMERWAVVQHLKVKVASGIYRDYTPARWDADRKICTLYVDAVHDGPGSRWVQGLRAGDEITYVGPGSAQHRPEKVTQYALGDLSSLGHFLALRQLSHNNAVHIAIEAKEPGHHDYLRALDVTPVLKGLTSWWRGQRQETGIVYVVGNMRDCISIRKEIKATGFNGRIKALGFWK from the coding sequence ATGAATCTTGTTAAAAAAGCAGCGACAACGCTCATTGAGAGCGCCTGGGGAAAAACAGGAAGGGTATTGTCAGTCAAAAGCTGGGAACCGGCTACGTTTTTCGAGTTGGAGGTGCATTTCCCTGAAATGTCCATGGAGCGATGGGCCGTGGTACAGCATCTGAAAGTAAAGGTTGCCAGCGGAATATATCGTGATTATACCCCTGCCCGCTGGGATGCCGATCGTAAAATTTGTACTTTGTATGTAGATGCGGTGCATGATGGCCCCGGTAGCCGGTGGGTGCAGGGCCTGCGGGCGGGCGATGAAATCACTTATGTAGGCCCGGGCTCGGCGCAGCATCGTCCGGAGAAGGTAACTCAGTACGCACTGGGCGATCTTAGTAGCCTGGGACACTTCCTGGCCTTGCGGCAGTTGTCGCACAATAACGCTGTCCATATTGCGATTGAGGCTAAGGAGCCCGGGCATCATGATTACCTGCGCGCCCTGGACGTTACCCCCGTGTTAAAAGGGCTGACCAGCTGGTGGCGCGGTCAACGGCAGGAAACGGGCATCGTATATGTAGTAGGCAACATGCGCGACTGCATCAGCATAAGAAAGGAAATTAAAGCAACCGGTTTTAACGGGCGCATTAAAGCGCTGGGCTTTTGGAAATAA
- a CDS encoding HipA family kinase has product MTFITGEEMTIQTPVLRSVNVVRYVTPLREGGSLPAIVEADDGFLYVLKFRGAGQGLKALVADLIGGELARALGFKVPEIVFANLDSSFGRTEPDEEIQDLLRASEGTNLALHYLSGAITYEPAVMRVDDRLSSQIVWLDCLITNVDRTPRNTNMLSWNRELWLIDHGASLYFHHSWDNWEEQARRPFVQVKDHVLLPWASQLPEVDAEFKAKLTPELVNNIVAMVPDEWLTGYGIDASPAERREVYANFLLTRINSSEIFVNEAQNARKALI; this is encoded by the coding sequence ATGACGTTTATAACAGGAGAGGAGATGACCATTCAAACGCCCGTACTCAGAAGCGTTAACGTAGTGCGCTACGTGACGCCGCTACGCGAAGGCGGCTCGCTTCCCGCCATTGTGGAAGCAGACGACGGCTTTTTATATGTTTTGAAATTCAGGGGTGCCGGCCAGGGTCTAAAGGCGCTGGTAGCCGACCTGATAGGAGGCGAACTTGCCCGCGCCCTGGGTTTTAAAGTGCCCGAAATCGTATTTGCTAATCTTGACAGTTCATTTGGCCGTACCGAGCCAGACGAAGAGATACAGGACCTGCTGCGTGCGAGCGAAGGAACGAATCTGGCGTTGCATTACCTCTCAGGTGCTATTACTTATGAACCTGCGGTGATGCGGGTAGACGATCGCCTGTCCTCACAGATCGTATGGCTGGATTGCCTCATCACCAACGTAGACCGCACCCCTCGTAATACCAATATGCTCAGCTGGAATCGTGAGTTATGGCTCATCGATCATGGCGCTTCCTTATACTTCCATCACTCCTGGGATAACTGGGAGGAACAGGCACGCCGTCCGTTCGTGCAGGTGAAAGACCATGTGCTGCTGCCATGGGCCAGTCAGTTGCCGGAGGTGGATGCTGAATTTAAAGCGAAGCTCACGCCTGAACTTGTAAACAACATTGTGGCGATGGTGCCTGACGAATGGCTTACCGGTTATGGCATAGATGCTTCGCCCGCCGAGCGGCGTGAGGTGTATGCGAACTTCCTGCTGACACGTATCAATTCTTCCGAAATCTTTGTAAACGAAGCCCAAAATGCAAGAAAAGCACTTATTTGA
- a CDS encoding helix-turn-helix transcriptional regulator: METKLHRTHEDGETNGVSWTVDGIEMGHSRSVFRKATSFTGKSDKDVVRLHFGLKGDYCFDYRQLNNSYDLVGSHHNLMYSQDFEITVHNKTLEVETFGVQFPREQFLRYTEKASDTLKRFAEQVAEGRNVMLSPHWGSISPAIQQVIDEVIYCKYGGDLKQMFLLSKSIELLALCGDAYDAAMQRGELFIKSKSDKEKIIAVRDLINDHVTCPPNLSQIARAVGLNEYKLKRGFREIFSTTVFGYLAEQRLHLARRYLQDTHKTAAEIAYELGYATPQHFSNMFRKRFGLTPNAVRNNP; the protein is encoded by the coding sequence ATGGAAACAAAGCTGCATCGTACGCATGAAGACGGGGAAACCAATGGTGTATCCTGGACCGTCGACGGCATTGAAATGGGGCACTCCCGTTCGGTGTTCCGCAAGGCGACCAGCTTTACCGGTAAGAGCGACAAAGATGTAGTACGTCTACACTTCGGTCTCAAGGGCGATTATTGCTTTGACTACAGGCAGCTGAACAACTCCTACGACCTGGTAGGTAGTCATCATAACCTGATGTACAGCCAGGATTTTGAAATCACTGTACATAATAAAACCCTGGAAGTAGAAACGTTTGGGGTGCAGTTTCCCCGGGAACAGTTTCTGCGTTACACCGAAAAGGCCAGTGATACGCTTAAACGCTTCGCCGAACAGGTGGCGGAAGGGCGCAATGTAATGCTGTCGCCGCATTGGGGAAGTATTAGCCCTGCCATTCAACAGGTAATAGATGAAGTGATCTATTGTAAGTACGGGGGGGACCTGAAACAGATGTTCCTGCTGTCAAAAAGCATAGAGTTGCTGGCGCTTTGCGGCGATGCTTACGACGCGGCTATGCAGCGGGGAGAGCTGTTCATCAAAAGTAAATCAGATAAAGAGAAAATTATAGCGGTACGCGATTTGATCAACGACCACGTTACCTGCCCACCGAACTTGTCGCAAATAGCACGGGCGGTGGGACTGAACGAATACAAATTGAAGCGCGGTTTCCGGGAGATTTTCAGTACCACGGTATTCGGTTATCTGGCCGAACAACGCCTGCACCTGGCGCGGCGTTATTTGCAGGACACGCATAAGACCGCGGCGGAGATTGCCTATGAATTAGGTTACGCTACGCCGCAGCATTTTAGCAACATGTTCCGCAAACGTTTTGGCCTTACGCCGAACGCCGTCAGAAATAATCCGTAA
- a CDS encoding putative DNA modification/repair radical SAM protein codes for MSDRISEKLQILADAAKYDVSCSSSGSKRKNDNKGLGDAYGSGICHTYTEDGRCVSLLKILLTNFCIYDCAYCVTRKSNDIKRVAFTVQEVVDLTINFYRRNYIEGLFLSSGIFKNADYTMERLVLVAKKLRTEHKFNGYIHLKSIPGASDELMHEAGLYADRLSVNIEIPTEQGLKLLAPDKDRKDMIKPMHYLKGAIEQSESERQTLRHAPLFAPAGQSTQMIIGATGESDKDIMYTAHQFYKGFSLKRVYYSGYVPVSSDSRLPGMQSRVPLVRENRLYQTDWLMRFYGFHIREILNDEHPQLETDIDPKLSWALRNMQTFPVDINKDDLQLILRVPGIGVQSARKIVAARKFGKLDWEQLKKIGVAINRARYFITCAGGQFHRDRPHEQIRQFILNESKSKFHRGVQQGSLF; via the coding sequence ATGTCAGACAGAATTAGTGAGAAACTGCAAATATTGGCGGATGCTGCGAAATACGATGTATCGTGCTCATCCAGCGGAAGTAAGCGTAAGAACGATAATAAGGGCCTGGGGGATGCGTATGGCAGTGGGATTTGCCACACCTATACCGAAGACGGCCGTTGTGTATCGCTGCTGAAAATCTTGTTGACCAACTTCTGCATTTATGATTGCGCCTACTGTGTAACGCGGAAAAGTAATGATATCAAACGCGTCGCTTTTACGGTCCAGGAAGTCGTAGATCTTACCATTAATTTTTACCGGCGAAATTATATAGAGGGATTGTTCCTGAGTTCCGGCATTTTCAAAAATGCTGATTATACGATGGAGCGGCTTGTACTGGTGGCAAAGAAGCTGCGCACCGAGCATAAGTTTAATGGGTATATTCACCTGAAGTCGATACCCGGTGCCAGCGATGAGCTGATGCACGAGGCCGGGTTATATGCTGACAGGCTGAGTGTAAATATAGAGATACCGACGGAGCAGGGTTTAAAACTCCTGGCGCCTGATAAAGACCGGAAGGATATGATAAAACCGATGCATTACCTCAAAGGCGCGATAGAGCAGTCGGAGTCGGAGCGGCAGACCTTAAGGCACGCGCCATTATTTGCACCTGCCGGACAGAGTACCCAGATGATCATTGGGGCCACAGGCGAGTCGGACAAAGATATTATGTACACCGCTCACCAGTTCTATAAAGGCTTTAGCTTGAAACGTGTGTATTACTCCGGCTACGTGCCTGTGAGTTCCGACAGCAGGCTGCCAGGCATGCAAAGCAGGGTGCCGCTGGTGAGGGAAAACAGGTTGTACCAGACCGACTGGCTGATGCGTTTTTACGGCTTTCATATCAGGGAGATTTTGAATGACGAGCATCCGCAGCTGGAAACGGACATTGATCCTAAATTGAGTTGGGCCTTACGGAACATGCAAACCTTTCCCGTGGATATTAATAAAGATGACCTGCAATTGATACTGCGTGTACCCGGTATTGGTGTGCAGTCGGCTCGAAAGATCGTAGCTGCCCGTAAGTTCGGGAAGCTGGATTGGGAGCAGTTGAAGAAAATAGGCGTGGCGATTAACAGGGCGCGGTATTTCATTACCTGTGCGGGCGGGCAGTTTCATCGGGACAGGCCGCACGAGCAGATCAGGCAGTTTATTTTGAATGAGTCGAAGAGTAAATTTCACCGGGGCGTACAACAAGGGAGTTTGTTTTAA